Proteins from a single region of Candidatus Amarolinea dominans:
- a CDS encoding cyclic nucleotide-binding domain-containing protein, whose translation MTEQMNASSASQVSNASAASDASDRRAELLSKADIMAILRTTTIFMTTTDEALEDVADLLRPQSLAAGQLLFARGDPGDCMYIVVKGRVRVHDGERVLNDLWAGAVVGEMAILDDAGRVASVTAIEPTQLLRLDEAPFQALMDAQPEIGFAIINVLCQYLRARLRDMAQDFVYLQHIGRMTAAAAALENNSYDPASIASIADLAERYDPLGQLARAFQHMAEEVIARETSLRQQVQALIIEIDEAKKARQVAEITETDAFRRLQEKAGQWRRDRRAGSSRAAPSTVDPAPR comes from the coding sequence ATGACTGAGCAGATGAACGCCAGCAGCGCCAGTCAGGTGAGCAATGCAAGTGCTGCAAGTGATGCAAGTGATCGTCGCGCTGAACTGTTGTCCAAAGCGGACATCATGGCGATCCTGCGCACAACCACGATCTTCATGACGACGACCGACGAAGCCCTGGAAGATGTGGCCGATCTTCTGCGCCCGCAAAGCCTGGCCGCCGGCCAACTGCTCTTTGCCCGCGGCGACCCCGGCGATTGTATGTACATCGTGGTGAAGGGCCGCGTGCGTGTGCATGATGGCGAGCGTGTGCTGAATGACCTGTGGGCCGGCGCGGTCGTGGGCGAAATGGCAATCCTGGACGATGCCGGGCGCGTGGCCTCGGTCACCGCCATCGAGCCGACGCAACTACTGCGCCTGGACGAGGCGCCTTTTCAAGCCCTGATGGACGCGCAGCCTGAGATCGGTTTTGCCATCATCAACGTGCTGTGCCAATACTTGCGTGCTCGCCTGCGCGACATGGCGCAGGACTTTGTCTATTTGCAGCACATCGGTCGCATGACGGCGGCCGCGGCGGCGCTGGAGAACAACAGCTATGATCCGGCTTCCATCGCTTCCATCGCGGACCTGGCCGAACGCTATGACCCGCTGGGGCAACTGGCGCGGGCTTTTCAGCACATGGCAGAAGAGGTCATCGCGCGTGAGACCAGTTTGCGCCAACAGGTGCAGGCGCTGATCATCGAGATTGACGAGGCCAAGAAGGCGCGGCAGGTTGCGGAAATTACCGAGACCGACGCCTTTCGTCGCTTGCAGGAGAAGGCAGGCCAGTGGCGGCGTGACCGCCGCGCAGGCAGCAGCCGGGCCGCCCCTTCTACAGTTGATCCAGCGCCTCGCTGA
- a CDS encoding right-handed parallel beta-helix repeat-containing protein produces MAILVLGVNLGSPAMSARANSDCPGPDQPGARCDVDTPQGGFVFTVTTTDDTSTGVCDIVEPCSLRDAIEAANSHPNVGVPDEIHFAIPGSGVQTITPSTGLPHVTDPVIINGLTQPGASCASWPPTLLIEVNGSAVSQTSGLTLVGDSTLMGLVINRFDQDGVELRFAGNNTLYCNFIGTDASGLEGLGNSGSGVLVRSDNNVIGGETPDRRNLLAGNLGDGITLYASPKAGHLAAGAAPAEPGTSGNLVQGNFIGANVSGAAPLGNQANGIGILAASDNTIGGTTPGAENVISGNAQHGILLSWFWANGNVIQGNRIGSDVGGYAPVGNGGSGIYFEDASSNTVGGLAAGEGNRIAFNGGDGITVLNGYENSFLGNRIELNDGLGIDLDGDGPTLNDIGDADEGANYDQNYPLVFSAVPDDLTTLISGRLDTQAEQTFTLEFFDNIACDASTYGEGGLSLGATTVSTDLSDSVAFSMTAPLAVPLNHFITATATDSNGNTSEFGPCQAVGPNNVTWPLAYRLPLSAPPAPDASTLQGEIDQYLSRPGQSRWYKIRVTPQSKLTVTLTDLPANYDLTLFKDIAQVYQALNPPASLTDLAQLGAEFAPDAFSPDVYSPDVYSPDVYSPDMYSPDVYSPDVYSPDVYSPDVYSPDVYSPDVYSPDVYSPDVYSPDVYSPDVYSPDVYSPDVYSPDADAYASAQVRSVIAVAGFEGTASEGISINTWDNSSDFYIRVRGRNGAFSPTQAFHLEVTLLSDVCDGVTSDLPPSSLTATAANFQTLILTDRARLAASDPLTPTLRARLLTLAARPEVSAEIINVDADARVAAANAQADAYPACPAAKNLVADAIKTVVDRYRLVNPLAYVVLVGNDDVIPFFRHPDHALLASERNYVPPVRDSSASQASLRLGYLLSQDDYGAAIELNHKVSTFPLPDLAVGRLVETPAEIIGMLDAYLSTAAGVVDTPTASLVTGYDFLTDSAQAVQAAFEAGIGAAADTLIAPANQSPADPDAWTATDLRASLLSNRHDLIFLAGHFSAGSALAADYTTRLLASEVASATVDLQNVILFSAGCHSGYSLVNAHGIAGISPQPDWAQAFARQRVTFIGGTGYQYGDTDFIAYSEKLYTEFSRALLAGSGPVPVGKALVAAKQAYLATTPSLRGIDQKALLIATLFGLPMLSVDLPNGRGTPAAPPSIVGATAGLATDPGLTLGLSFADVTITPTLSLQTKILNINSTDVTVTAAYLTGADGVVVYPAEPVLPLEARNVHVNGQVLRGVGFRGGRYTDLNDILPLTGAAATEVRGVHIPFFSDSFYPVKPWDANYFDVLANGAAGRMSLLLRPAQFRAASSTTPTGTLRRYDALDFRLFYSANTTVYPTPEAPAAASGPWGATRLLTTTGNIPALASPPTIVRVTSTPDLAQVSFQATVIGDPAAGIQAVWVTYTAIDGPLFGQWQSFDLAQSPTDSTLWEGTLALPYPDPSNLRALVQAVNGVGLVSLVTDVGSYLTPGSDPGAPPPTYPVSTTIALIAPPGSGPYGTELPFTAELTSLGAPLPLQPLIFSLGTQVRQGVTDGNGRGVVNLSLFGLPGESQVRVTFPGTLTAAPASASAPFTIFKQDTSLVFSPTVVAGQYSDPINVLTELRDASGRRLASKTVFFLAESESLRASAPLTPASDPQAKPIITDYSGRAPLGDLPAPAGSYTLSVYFVGDIPLGNGQILSLDDLRYNATTAATAMILSAEDASVTYTGAVTGAVGLPLTLAASVTQADDGAPGDLTQAIVRFDLDLLNHPQTFYLAPVGPDGAAIITITAPAAGTYQVTTAVVGGYFTSPVTAGPTIIISEPTAIRLDALSFDPGLADLAGLAGRWTLLAVALLALLSGGWLLRGRKQRLM; encoded by the coding sequence GTGGCGATACTGGTCCTGGGCGTCAACCTGGGCAGCCCGGCCATGAGCGCCCGTGCCAACAGCGATTGCCCCGGGCCAGACCAGCCCGGTGCCCGCTGTGATGTGGACACACCCCAGGGCGGCTTCGTTTTTACGGTCACCACCACCGACGATACAAGCACCGGCGTATGCGATATTGTGGAACCCTGCTCGTTGCGCGATGCGATTGAGGCGGCCAACAGTCACCCCAACGTCGGCGTGCCCGATGAGATTCATTTTGCCATTCCCGGTTCTGGTGTACAGACCATCACGCCCAGCACCGGACTTCCGCACGTCACAGATCCGGTCATTATCAACGGCCTGACTCAGCCCGGCGCCAGTTGTGCATCCTGGCCGCCCACCTTGCTCATCGAAGTGAACGGCAGCGCCGTGTCACAAACATCGGGGTTGACGCTGGTGGGTGACAGCACGCTGATGGGTCTGGTGATCAATCGCTTCGATCAGGATGGGGTTGAGTTGCGCTTCGCAGGAAACAACACGCTGTACTGCAACTTCATCGGCACGGACGCCAGCGGCCTGGAAGGGTTGGGCAACAGCGGCAGCGGCGTGCTGGTCCGGTCAGACAACAACGTCATCGGCGGCGAGACGCCTGATCGCCGCAATTTGCTGGCCGGCAACCTGGGCGACGGCATCACACTCTACGCCAGCCCAAAGGCGGGTCACCTGGCTGCAGGCGCCGCGCCCGCTGAGCCAGGCACGTCTGGCAACCTGGTGCAGGGCAACTTCATTGGCGCCAACGTGAGCGGCGCTGCGCCCCTCGGCAATCAAGCCAACGGTATCGGGATTCTCGCCGCGTCCGACAACACCATTGGCGGCACGACGCCAGGCGCGGAGAATGTCATTTCCGGTAATGCGCAGCATGGCATCCTGCTGTCATGGTTCTGGGCCAACGGTAACGTGATCCAGGGTAACCGGATCGGCAGCGATGTGGGCGGCTACGCGCCGGTGGGCAACGGCGGCAGCGGTATCTACTTCGAAGATGCCAGCAGCAATACGGTTGGTGGCCTGGCGGCGGGCGAGGGCAATCGGATCGCTTTCAATGGCGGCGACGGCATCACCGTGCTCAACGGCTATGAGAATTCCTTTCTTGGCAACCGGATCGAACTGAACGATGGCCTGGGCATTGACCTCGACGGCGACGGGCCGACCCTCAACGATATCGGCGATGCCGATGAGGGCGCGAATTATGACCAGAATTACCCGTTAGTTTTTAGCGCCGTGCCGGATGATCTCACCACCCTGATCAGCGGACGCCTCGATACCCAGGCCGAGCAGACGTTCACCCTGGAATTCTTCGACAACATCGCCTGTGACGCCAGCACCTATGGTGAAGGCGGCCTTTCGCTCGGCGCCACCACCGTCAGCACGGATCTGTCTGACAGCGTGGCCTTTTCGATGACTGCGCCGCTGGCGGTGCCGCTGAATCATTTCATCACCGCCACCGCCACCGACAGCAACGGTAACACCTCGGAATTCGGACCGTGCCAGGCCGTCGGCCCCAACAACGTCACCTGGCCGCTGGCCTATCGCCTCCCCCTGTCCGCACCGCCAGCCCCGGACGCTTCGACGCTGCAGGGCGAGATAGACCAATATCTGAGCCGGCCGGGACAATCGCGCTGGTACAAGATCAGGGTCACGCCCCAGAGTAAGCTGACGGTGACGCTGACCGACCTGCCCGCAAACTATGATTTGACCCTCTTCAAGGATATTGCCCAGGTCTACCAGGCGCTGAACCCGCCCGCTTCGCTGACCGACCTGGCGCAACTGGGCGCTGAATTCGCGCCGGACGCGTTCAGCCCCGATGTCTACAGCCCCGATGTCTACAGCCCGGATGTCTACAGCCCCGACATGTATAGCCCGGATGTCTACAGCCCGGACGTGTACAGCCCGGATGTCTACAGCCCGGACGTGTACAGCCCGGATGTCTACAGCCCGGACGTGTACAGCCCGGATGTCTACAGCCCGGACGTGTACAGCCCGGATGTCTACAGTCCGGACGTGTACAGCCCCGATGTCTACAGCCCGGATGTCTATTCGCCGGATGCGGATGCCTACGCCAGCGCGCAGGTTCGCAGCGTGATCGCCGTGGCCGGCTTCGAGGGCACCGCCAGCGAAGGCATCTCCATCAACACGTGGGACAACAGCAGCGATTTTTACATCCGTGTGCGCGGACGCAATGGCGCTTTCAGCCCCACCCAGGCCTTCCACCTGGAGGTGACGCTGCTATCTGATGTCTGCGACGGGGTGACTTCCGACCTGCCGCCGTCCAGCCTGACTGCGACGGCCGCTAATTTCCAGACCCTGATCCTGACCGATCGCGCACGCCTGGCCGCCAGCGACCCGTTGACGCCAACCCTGCGCGCCAGGCTGCTGACGTTGGCCGCGCGCCCAGAAGTCAGCGCTGAGATCATCAACGTAGACGCCGACGCACGCGTGGCGGCCGCCAACGCGCAGGCCGATGCCTACCCAGCCTGTCCAGCGGCCAAGAACCTGGTGGCCGACGCCATCAAGACCGTGGTAGATCGCTATCGCCTCGTCAACCCGCTGGCCTACGTAGTGTTGGTGGGCAACGATGACGTCATTCCCTTCTTCCGCCATCCTGACCATGCCCTGCTCGCCAGCGAACGCAACTACGTGCCGCCGGTGCGTGACAGCTCGGCCTCACAGGCCAGCCTGCGCCTGGGTTATCTGCTCAGCCAGGACGACTACGGCGCGGCCATCGAACTGAACCACAAGGTGAGCACCTTCCCGCTGCCTGACCTGGCCGTGGGACGCCTCGTCGAAACACCGGCCGAAATCATCGGTATGCTCGACGCCTACCTTTCCACGGCCGCCGGTGTGGTGGACACGCCCACCGCGTCCCTCGTTACCGGCTATGACTTCCTGACCGACAGCGCCCAGGCGGTACAGGCAGCCTTCGAGGCCGGCATCGGCGCCGCCGCCGACACCCTGATTGCCCCGGCCAACCAATCGCCGGCCGATCCGGACGCGTGGACGGCCACCGATCTGCGCGCCAGCCTCTTGAGCAACCGCCATGATCTGATCTTCCTGGCCGGCCACTTCAGCGCCGGCAGCGCCCTGGCCGCGGACTATACCACCCGCCTGCTCGCTTCTGAGGTCGCGTCGGCCACCGTTGATCTGCAAAACGTCATCCTGTTCAGCGCAGGCTGTCATTCGGGTTACAGCCTGGTCAACGCCCACGGCATCGCCGGCATCTCCCCGCAACCGGACTGGGCGCAGGCGTTTGCACGCCAGCGCGTCACCTTCATCGGCGGCACCGGCTACCAGTATGGCGATACCGATTTCATCGCATACAGCGAAAAACTGTACACCGAGTTCAGCCGCGCCCTCCTGGCCGGCAGCGGGCCGGTGCCCGTGGGCAAAGCCCTGGTCGCGGCCAAGCAGGCTTACCTGGCTACCACTCCTTCCCTGCGTGGCATTGACCAGAAAGCGCTCCTGATCGCCACCCTGTTCGGCCTGCCCATGCTCAGCGTTGACTTGCCCAATGGACGCGGCACGCCGGCCGCCCCGCCCTCGATCGTCGGCGCCACTGCCGGCCTTGCCACTGACCCCGGCCTGACCCTGGGCCTGAGCTTTGCTGATGTGACGATCACCCCCACCCTCAGCCTGCAAACCAAAATTCTCAACATCAACTCGACCGACGTCACGGTGACGGCTGCCTACCTCACCGGCGCCGATGGCGTTGTCGTCTACCCCGCGGAGCCGGTCCTGCCCCTGGAAGCGCGCAACGTCCATGTCAACGGGCAGGTGTTGCGCGGTGTGGGCTTCCGCGGCGGCCGCTACACCGATCTGAACGACATCTTGCCCCTGACCGGCGCCGCCGCCACCGAGGTGCGCGGGGTACACATCCCGTTCTTCAGCGATTCTTTCTACCCGGTCAAGCCCTGGGACGCCAACTACTTCGATGTGCTGGCCAACGGCGCGGCCGGCCGAATGTCGCTCCTGCTGCGCCCCGCGCAGTTCCGCGCCGCGTCATCCACAACGCCCACCGGCACCTTGCGCCGCTACGACGCCCTGGACTTCCGCCTGTTCTACAGCGCCAACACCACCGTCTACCCCACACCGGAGGCGCCCGCGGCAGCAAGCGGTCCCTGGGGGGCAACGCGACTGCTGACGACCACCGGCAACATTCCGGCCCTGGCCTCACCGCCCACCATCGTGCGCGTCACCAGCACCCCCGACCTGGCCCAGGTCAGCTTCCAGGCCACCGTCATCGGCGACCCGGCTGCCGGTATCCAGGCTGTGTGGGTCACTTACACGGCCATAGACGGCCCGCTGTTCGGTCAATGGCAGTCGTTCGACCTGGCGCAAAGCCCGACCGACTCGACGCTGTGGGAAGGCACGCTGGCTCTCCCCTACCCGGACCCATCGAACCTGCGCGCGCTGGTTCAGGCGGTCAATGGCGTTGGCCTGGTCTCCCTGGTGACCGATGTCGGCTCCTATCTGACCCCTGGCAGTGATCCAGGCGCACCGCCCCCCACCTATCCGGTTTCAACCACCATCGCGCTGATCGCGCCGCCGGGCAGCGGCCCCTACGGCACAGAACTGCCCTTCACGGCTGAGCTGACCAGCCTGGGCGCTCCGCTGCCTCTGCAGCCGTTGATCTTCAGCCTGGGCACACAAGTTCGCCAGGGCGTAACCGATGGCAACGGCCGCGGCGTTGTCAACCTTTCGCTGTTCGGCTTGCCCGGCGAAAGCCAGGTGCGCGTGACGTTTCCCGGCACGCTCACCGCTGCCCCCGCGTCCGCCAGCGCACCGTTCACCATCTTCAAGCAGGACACATCGCTCGTCTTCTCACCCACCGTGGTCGCCGGGCAGTATAGCGATCCCATCAACGTCCTGACTGAGCTGCGCGACGCCAGCGGGCGCCGCCTCGCCTCCAAGACCGTCTTCTTCCTGGCGGAGTCTGAATCGCTGCGGGCGTCAGCGCCGCTCACACCGGCCAGCGATCCGCAGGCCAAACCGATCATCACCGACTACAGCGGCCGCGCCCCGTTGGGCGACCTGCCCGCGCCGGCGGGCAGCTACACGCTGAGCGTCTACTTTGTGGGTGACATCCCGCTGGGTAACGGTCAGATACTCAGCCTGGATGATCTGCGCTACAACGCCACGACGGCCGCGACCGCCATGATCCTGAGCGCCGAAGATGCCAGCGTCACCTACACTGGCGCGGTGACCGGCGCGGTGGGCTTGCCGCTGACCCTGGCTGCCAGCGTGACGCAGGCGGATGACGGGGCGCCGGGCGATCTGACCCAGGCCATCGTGCGGTTCGACCTGGATCTGCTCAACCACCCGCAGACCTTCTACCTGGCGCCGGTTGGCCCTGACGGCGCCGCCATCATCACCATCACAGCCCCGGCGGCCGGGACGTACCAGGTCACCACCGCCGTGGTGGGCGGCTACTTCACCTCCCCGGTCACGGCCGGCCCGACGATCATCATCTCGGAGCCAACCGCCATCAGACTGGACGCCCTAAGCTTCGATCCTGGCCTTGCCGACCTGGCCGGCCTGGCCGGTCGTTGGACCCTGTTGGCGGTTGCTTTGCTGGCCCTGCTCAGCGGCGGTTGGCTGCTGCGCGGGCGTAAGCAGCGTCTTATGTAG
- a CDS encoding tetratricopeptide repeat protein, protein MQTPIELQAVYIPMDRRQAMVAGVTLPEQTTGAALFVDISGFTPLTEALVELLGPQRGAEELTRYLNQVYDTLIAELDRFGGSVIGFSGDAITCWLDGDQGQRATACALAMQEAMRPFQSAPLPNTGAISLAVKATVAVGPVHRFVVGDPALQVIDVLSGITLNHLAQAEHHAEKGEVLLTAAAAAAVGDAVIFSAWRETLHTDAQDEAPPARFGVAAGLREPVEPQPWPLLAADALSAAQVQPWLLPAVYERLRTGGGEFLAELRPAVSLFLRFGGLDYDHDPSVRDKLDQFIRGVQRLLTRYAATPLQIVVGDKGSYLYIAFGAPHAHEDDAARALAAALELRALAASLDYLTPVQIGIARGRMRTGAYGGVTRRTYGVMGDAANVAARLMQAAKPGQILVTDAVQAAAGASFAWEELPAIRVKGKSLPIAIASLLGRRQKPAVGTHEAAYALPMVGRVAELALIETRLAAAHEGHGQIIAIAGVAGMGKSRLVAEVIRRARALGFAIFAGECESYGTNSSYLVWQNIWRGLLAVDAGASDEMRGDGGNGAVGPVTHATSRQIELLEATLRQLDPTLVPRLPLLGRLLNLPIPDNDLTHTFDAKLRKTSLEALLVDCLRGLAASTPLTIILEDAHWMDALSQDLLEALGQALDNLPVLLVLTYRPPDLAQEQAPRLSRLPLVTRIALGEFSPAEAAHLIALRIGHRGQAGGAAPLHPDDLPAALVDRILERADGNPFYIEELLNYIQARGIAFDDAQSLAQLDLPVSLHSLILSRIDQLSESQQITLKAASVIGRLFGTRLLWGVHPSLGAHDLVQRDLETLASLGLMVLERTEPDTVYFFKHVVTQEVAYESLPYATRAMLHDQLGRFVEETYHEALDPHLDLLAFHYARSNNEAKQREYLLRAGQAAQARYANSAAIDYYQRVLPILARGQKVDVLLSLGQVLELTGNWRGASDLYTEALGLAADLDDLLTQAWCQIRLGENCRKQARFGEAWEWLAAARRGFEALADKDGLGQALHYLGTLADQQGDYAGAQARYLESLALRRAVGDQPRVASLLSNLAIVARRQGNLAEARRLHGESLTIRRGFGDRWAIGVSLNNLGNVLLDLGNDREAALCFEEALALMRQVGDRWTIANFLNNLGNAARGQRDDDRAHALYRESLLIYRGFGDKWALAYLLEDIGSLLALEGKPTHALRLIGAAAALRAAIGVPLSGAEQARLDRLLAPALSHLAGWDQARALADGRALPQADAISEALDQL, encoded by the coding sequence ATGCAGACACCGATCGAGCTTCAAGCTGTTTACATCCCCATGGATCGGCGCCAGGCTATGGTGGCTGGCGTTACCTTGCCGGAACAGACCACCGGCGCGGCGCTGTTTGTTGACATCTCTGGCTTCACGCCGCTGACCGAAGCGCTGGTGGAGCTCCTCGGCCCTCAGCGCGGCGCCGAGGAGTTGACGCGCTACCTGAACCAGGTCTACGACACGTTGATTGCCGAACTCGATCGCTTTGGCGGCAGCGTCATCGGCTTTAGCGGTGACGCCATCACCTGTTGGCTCGACGGCGACCAGGGACAACGGGCGACGGCTTGCGCCCTGGCGATGCAGGAAGCCATGCGCCCGTTTCAGTCTGCGCCCCTGCCGAACACCGGAGCCATTTCCCTGGCCGTCAAAGCAACGGTCGCGGTCGGCCCGGTACACCGCTTTGTGGTCGGTGATCCTGCTTTGCAGGTGATTGATGTCCTGTCAGGCATAACCCTCAACCACCTCGCACAGGCTGAACACCACGCTGAAAAAGGGGAGGTGCTCCTCACGGCGGCTGCTGCCGCGGCCGTCGGTGACGCGGTGATCTTCAGCGCATGGCGTGAGACGCTGCACACCGACGCCCAGGATGAGGCGCCACCGGCTCGCTTTGGGGTCGCTGCCGGCCTACGCGAACCGGTCGAACCACAACCCTGGCCTCTGCTGGCCGCAGACGCGCTGAGCGCGGCGCAGGTGCAACCCTGGCTGCTGCCGGCTGTCTACGAGCGCCTGCGCACCGGCGGCGGTGAGTTTCTGGCCGAGCTGCGGCCGGCGGTGTCGCTCTTTCTGCGTTTTGGCGGCCTCGATTACGATCACGATCCATCGGTACGCGACAAGCTCGATCAATTCATCCGTGGGGTGCAGCGTTTGTTGACGCGCTACGCGGCCACGCCGCTGCAAATTGTCGTCGGCGACAAGGGCAGCTATCTGTACATCGCCTTTGGCGCGCCGCACGCGCATGAAGACGACGCCGCGCGTGCCCTGGCGGCCGCGCTGGAGCTGCGCGCCCTGGCCGCGTCGCTGGACTATCTGACCCCGGTGCAAATTGGCATCGCGCGTGGGCGTATGCGCACGGGCGCCTACGGCGGCGTCACCCGCCGCACCTATGGCGTCATGGGCGACGCGGCCAATGTGGCCGCGCGCCTGATGCAGGCCGCCAAACCAGGGCAAATCCTGGTCACCGATGCGGTGCAAGCCGCAGCCGGCGCCAGCTTCGCCTGGGAAGAGCTGCCGGCCATTCGGGTCAAAGGTAAGTCGTTGCCCATTGCCATCGCCAGCCTGCTTGGGCGGCGGCAGAAGCCGGCTGTAGGTACGCACGAGGCCGCGTATGCCCTGCCCATGGTGGGACGCGTGGCGGAACTCGCCTTGATCGAGACACGGTTGGCCGCCGCGCATGAAGGGCACGGCCAGATCATTGCCATCGCGGGCGTAGCGGGCATGGGCAAATCACGCCTGGTGGCCGAAGTCATACGCCGCGCCCGCGCGCTTGGATTCGCTATTTTTGCTGGCGAGTGCGAATCCTACGGCACCAACAGCAGCTACCTGGTGTGGCAGAATATCTGGCGTGGGCTGTTGGCGGTGGACGCGGGCGCGTCGGACGAAATGCGGGGAGATGGCGGCAACGGAGCCGTAGGTCCTGTGACCCACGCGACTTCACGCCAGATCGAACTACTGGAAGCGACCCTGCGCCAGCTTGATCCGACCCTCGTCCCCCGCTTGCCCTTGCTGGGCCGGCTGCTCAACCTGCCCATCCCCGACAACGATCTGACGCACACGTTCGATGCCAAGCTGCGCAAAACCTCGCTGGAGGCCTTGCTTGTGGACTGCTTGCGCGGATTGGCCGCCAGCACCCCGCTGACGATCATCCTGGAAGACGCACACTGGATGGATGCGCTCTCGCAGGACTTGCTGGAGGCGCTGGGGCAGGCGCTGGACAATTTGCCGGTGCTGCTGGTGCTGACCTATCGCCCGCCCGACCTGGCGCAGGAACAGGCGCCGCGGCTCAGCCGGCTCCCGCTCGTCACCCGGATTGCCCTGGGCGAATTTTCGCCCGCCGAAGCTGCCCACCTGATCGCACTCAGAATCGGCCACCGTGGGCAGGCAGGGGGCGCCGCGCCCCTGCATCCTGACGACCTGCCTGCTGCCCTGGTCGATCGTATCCTGGAACGAGCCGACGGCAACCCGTTTTATATCGAGGAGTTGCTGAACTACATCCAGGCGCGCGGGATCGCGTTCGATGATGCCCAATCTCTCGCCCAGCTCGATCTGCCGGTCAGCCTGCACAGCCTGATCCTGAGCCGCATTGACCAACTGAGCGAAAGTCAGCAAATCACCCTCAAGGCGGCAAGTGTCATCGGCCGCCTGTTTGGCACGCGTCTGTTGTGGGGTGTGCATCCCAGCCTGGGAGCGCACGACCTTGTGCAACGCGATCTGGAGACGCTGGCAAGCCTGGGCCTGATGGTGCTGGAGCGTACGGAGCCGGACACGGTCTATTTCTTCAAACATGTCGTCACACAGGAAGTGGCGTATGAGAGCCTGCCCTATGCCACCCGCGCCATGCTCCACGACCAGTTGGGGCGTTTTGTGGAGGAGACCTATCACGAGGCACTTGATCCGCATCTTGATCTCCTGGCCTTTCACTACGCACGCAGCAACAACGAGGCGAAACAGCGTGAGTATCTGCTGAGGGCCGGCCAGGCCGCGCAGGCGCGCTATGCCAACAGCGCGGCCATTGATTATTACCAGCGAGTGTTGCCCATTCTCGCTCGCGGCCAAAAAGTGGACGTTTTGCTCAGCCTGGGCCAGGTTCTCGAATTGACGGGCAACTGGCGCGGCGCCAGTGATCTCTATACGGAGGCGTTGGGGCTGGCCGCGGACCTGGACGACCTCCTGACGCAGGCCTGGTGCCAAATTCGCCTGGGCGAAAATTGCCGCAAGCAGGCCCGATTTGGCGAGGCATGGGAGTGGTTGGCGGCCGCGCGGCGCGGCTTCGAGGCGCTGGCAGACAAGGACGGCCTGGGTCAGGCGCTGCACTACCTGGGCACCCTGGCCGATCAACAGGGCGATTATGCCGGGGCGCAGGCCCGTTACCTGGAAAGCCTGGCCCTGCGGCGTGCCGTGGGCGACCAGCCGCGCGTCGCCAGCCTGCTCAGCAACCTGGCGATTGTGGCGCGGCGCCAGGGCAACCTGGCAGAGGCGCGGCGCCTGCACGGGGAGAGCCTGACCATCCGCCGCGGCTTCGGTGATCGCTGGGCCATCGGGGTCTCTCTCAATAACCTGGGCAATGTCCTGCTTGACCTGGGCAACGACCGCGAGGCGGCGCTATGCTTCGAGGAGGCGTTGGCGCTCATGCGCCAGGTGGGTGATCGCTGGACGATTGCCAATTTCCTGAACAACCTGGGCAACGCGGCACGCGGCCAGCGTGACGATGACCGCGCGCACGCCCTGTACCGCGAAAGTTTGCTCATCTACCGTGGGTTCGGGGACAAATGGGCGTTGGCCTATCTGCTGGAGGATATTGGCAGTTTACTGGCGCTCGAAGGCAAGCCAACCCACGCCCTGCGCCTGATCGGCGCGGCCGCGGCCCTGCGTGCCGCCATCGGCGTTCCGCTCTCGGGCGCGGAGCAGGCGCGCTTGGATCGCTTGCTGGCGCCTGCACTCAGCCACCTTGCGGGGTGGGACCAGGCCAGGGCGCTGGCGGACGGGCGGGCGCTGCCACAGGCGGACGCCATCAGCGAGGCGCTGGATCAACTGTAG